The region GGAGCCGGGAGCCCAGAAATCGGGAATAACCCCAAAGGAATGAGCCGGGAGCCCAGAAATGGGGAATAACCCCAAAGGAATGAGCCGGGAGCCCAAAAATCGGGAATAACCCCAAAGGAAGGAGCCGGGAGCCCAGAAATTGGGAATAACCCCAAAGAAAGGAGCCAGGAGCCCAAAAATCAGGAATAATCCCAAAGGAAGGAGCCGGGAGCCCAAAAATGGGGAATAACCCCAAAGGAAGGAGCCGGGAGCCCAAAAATGGGGAATAACCCcaaaggaaggagctgggagcccAAATATTTGGAATAACCCCAAAGGAATGAGCCGGGAGCCCAAAATCGGGAATAACCCCAAAGGAATGAGCCGGGAGCCCAAAATGGGGAATAACCCCAAAGGAATGAGCCGGGAGCTGCAGGACGCCTCCACTCCGTTGGGACCCTGCAGGGCTCCCCGTCCCGCGGACCAGAGAAAGGCACAGGAATAACAAACCCCCCCGATTTAATTATTATGTGCACAAAGAAAAGAGGGATCCCGGGGTGTCGGGGCGCTGCTCCTTCATGCacgggagcggcggggccgggcggggccgggcggggccggggctcaGCAGCCGCCGCAGCTGCGGGCGCAGGAGGCGCCCACGCTCTGGCACAGGCCGCTCGTGGCCATCACCCCGCACTTGGAGAACTTGTCCCGGCACAGGTCGGCTGCGGGGAGCGAGGGGTTATCCCTGGATAATCGGGAACGCGCCGGGAGAGCAGCGAGGggagccccccagcccagccccaccgCTCTGCGCGACCCCGCTCTGCTCCGTGTCGGGAGCTTCGGGAGCAGCGAGGGACCCCCGCCCCATTGGGGCACACCCCGGCCACCCCCACAGCCGACCCCGCTCTGCTCCGGGGGTGTCGGGAGCTTCGGGAGCAGCGAGGGACCCCCGCCCCATTGGGGCACACCCCGGCCACCCCCACAGCCGACCCCGCTCTGCTCCGGGGGTCTCCGAGCTTTGGTCCCGCGGGCTGTTCCCTCCCCGGAATTACGGGGAAAAGCGAGATTGGGACGGGGCCGGTGCCGGTTCTCCCTCACCTCGCAGCAGCTCCTCGTGGGCGCACACGGTGCGGACGCAGATCTCCTTGTTGATGACGTAAACCCGGCGGAGGCTGGAATTTTTGGGATAGAGAAAGGATGGGGGTGTAAAGCGGAGGGGTTCCCGAAATCCCGGACCGGGGGGCTCAGGGCTGTTTCCCCTCCCTCACGCACCTGTAGAAGCAGATCTCGTTCAGGCACTGCTTGCAGGGCTTGTGCACGGAGTAGAGCCGGGTGCAGGGGTACTGCTCCTCCCGGCAGTCTGCGGGCAGCGGAACCGGCGGCTCCCGGCAGCTCCTCacccgccgcctcccccgcccCGATTGTCGCCTCCCCCGCCCCGATTGTCGCCTCTCCCCGCCCCGACTGTCGCCTCCCCCCGGCCTGATTGTCgcctccccccgccccggctGTCCCCCCCCGAAGGCACAGCCCGGCTCCGGGGGGAACGGTCGGACCCAGGCACAGGGAACGGGATGGGATCGGCACTCACCGAGCGGCCCCGGCTCCGTGGGCTCCGTCTCAGGCACCGCAGCTGcgggggacagagggacagaggagagggggacagggggacaagGGGACATGGGACAAGGGGGACAGGGGagagggggacagggggacaagGGGACATGGGAACAAGGGGGACAGGGGAGAGGAGGACAGGGGGACAAGGGGACATGGGAACAAGGGGGACATGGGACAAGGGGGAtagggggacaggggacaaggggacagggGGAtagggggacaggggacaagggggacagtgggacaggggagagggggacaggggagggaaTCTCAGGATGGGGCAGAAGCGtctccctgctctttccctgGATTTTAGGGTTGGAGCACCCTTGGCACCCACCGGCTGCTCTGGGGGGGCACAGCCgggctgaggggacagggaagggacagagacACCCGGGACTGGGGGGCTTGGGGGACTGTCACCCACCCTGGGGGCTGTCACCCATCCTGGGGGCTGTCACCCTTCCTTCAGGGCTGTCACCCACCTGGGGTCGGGGCTGGCACGGTTTCCTGCTGGGATTGCTGCTGGGATTGGTACCGGAATTGCTCCTCCGGGGCTCGGGGGGTGACATCTGCGAGAAGAGACCCCGTGCAGGGACACCCCCAAATCCCGATCCCCCCCCCGGCATCCCAGAGGGAAACACTCACCGTGGTAGTCGTAGTAATCCTGAATTTCTGGGGAGAAAGCAGAAACAGGCTGAGGGAGGGCTTGGGGAGAGAACTCATCCCGTGGGGACTGGGAAATGAGATCCCTGGAATTCCATGGTGGGTCAGGAAAactccctccagcccctccagggatgAGCCTGGGCCACTTCCCACAGGTGGGGATTGGGAATGGATGAAGGCTCAAAAAATAATTGGATAAAGTTCTAATAAATAGTTGGATAAAGGTTTAATAAAGAATTGGATAAAAGGTTGAGAAATAATTGGATAAAGGTTTAATAAAGTATTGGATAAAGGGTTAATAAATAATTggataaatgtttaaaaatgaattgGATAAAGGGTTAACAAGGATTtggaaaaatgtttaataaagtATTTGATAAAGGTTTAATAAGGAATTGGATAAATGTTTAATAAGGAATTGGATAGAGGGTTAATAAAGGATAAAGGTTTAAAAAGGAATTGGATAAAAGGTTAATAAGGAATTGGATAAAGGTTTAATAAGGAATTGtcagtgggagcagagggaggggctgggaaggctgggaattccaggggcGGAGGAAAAGGAGCACAAGGGGGGGATCAGGGGGATGggtgtccgtctgtccgtctgtccgtctgtccggGAGAGGGGCAGAAGGGGCGGGGCCGTCCCGGCTCTCACCTGCCTGCTGGTCGTACTGGGAGTACTGCACCGGCTCGGGGTAGGCGATGCCCTCGAAGCGGCTGAACTGTCCCTGCACCAGGAGCGCTGCGGGACACGGCAGCGTCAGCGGGGCAGGACAGCCGACACCGGGATCCGGGATTCCCCAGACA is a window of Motacilla alba alba isolate MOTALB_02 chromosome 21, Motacilla_alba_V1.0_pri, whole genome shotgun sequence DNA encoding:
- the MFAP2 gene encoding microfibrillar-associated protein 2 isoform X2, which encodes MRAAELLVLCLPALLVQGQFSRFEGIAYPEPVQYSQYDQQAEIQDYYDYHDVTPRAPEEQFRYQSQQQSQQETVPAPTPAAVPETEPTEPGPLDCREEQYPCTRLYSVHKPCKQCLNEICFYSLRRVYVINKEICVRTVCAHEELLRADLCRDKFSKCGVMATSGLCQSVGASCARSCGGC
- the MFAP2 gene encoding microfibrillar-associated protein 2 isoform X1, which translates into the protein MSSQGMEGLGASLALLVQGQFSRFEGIAYPEPVQYSQYDQQAEIQDYYDYHDVTPRAPEEQFRYQSQQQSQQETVPAPTPAAVPETEPTEPGPLDCREEQYPCTRLYSVHKPCKQCLNEICFYSLRRVYVINKEICVRTVCAHEELLRADLCRDKFSKCGVMATSGLCQSVGASCARSCGGC